Proteins from a genomic interval of Streptomyces sp. NBC_01445:
- a CDS encoding ABC transporter substrate-binding protein, translating to MTRQRIPAAFALITAATLALTGCGSGDPGASAGGAAPAGRSDRIPTTDVVKNVRKDEAAAKLLPAGVRASGKLTVGASIGGTPPGAFYLEDGRTAAGQDIDFADAVAKVLGLKLKREAAGFEAILPALGSGKYDLGTGNFGVTDERRRTIDFVTYINDGQGFAVREDSGLKKVTDLRQLCGLNVATGAGTTFEATLEENKHLCTDAGKKAYSVKTYADQSAIWSSLQQGRSDVVMSTINGLRYAVAHQEGLRFLNEYHRLDVGFAFKKGTKLAPAFRAAVNKLIADGTYDKILKKWGTSESAIEKSQISPPEIKD from the coding sequence ATGACTCGTCAGCGAATTCCGGCCGCGTTCGCGCTGATCACCGCGGCCACCCTGGCGTTGACCGGCTGCGGCTCCGGCGACCCCGGGGCCTCCGCCGGCGGCGCCGCACCTGCGGGCAGGAGCGACAGGATCCCCACGACCGACGTGGTGAAGAACGTCAGGAAGGACGAGGCGGCGGCGAAGCTGCTGCCCGCCGGTGTCCGGGCGAGCGGCAAGCTGACCGTCGGTGCCTCCATCGGCGGCACCCCGCCCGGCGCCTTCTACCTGGAGGACGGCAGGACCGCCGCCGGCCAGGACATCGACTTCGCCGACGCCGTCGCCAAGGTCCTCGGGCTGAAGCTGAAGCGGGAGGCCGCCGGTTTCGAGGCGATCCTTCCCGCGCTCGGCAGCGGCAAGTACGACCTGGGCACAGGCAACTTCGGCGTCACGGACGAGCGGCGCAGGACGATCGACTTCGTCACGTACATCAATGACGGCCAGGGCTTCGCCGTGCGCGAGGACAGCGGCCTGAAGAAGGTCACGGACCTCAGGCAGCTGTGCGGTCTGAACGTGGCGACCGGCGCGGGCACCACCTTCGAGGCGACCCTGGAGGAGAACAAGCACCTCTGCACGGACGCCGGGAAGAAGGCGTACAGCGTGAAGACGTACGCGGACCAGAGCGCGATCTGGTCGTCCCTCCAGCAGGGCAGGTCCGACGTGGTGATGAGCACCATCAACGGGCTGCGGTACGCCGTCGCCCACCAGGAGGGGCTGAGGTTCCTCAACGAGTACCACCGCCTCGACGTCGGCTTCGCCTTCAAGAAGGGCACGAAACTGGCGCCTGCGTTCCGGGCGGCGGTGAACAAGCTGATCGCCGACGGGACGTACGACAAGATCCTGAAGAAGTGGGGCACGAGCGAGTCCGCAATCGAGAAGTCACAGATCTCACCGCCCGAGATCAAGGACTGA